The DNA region ATTCCGTCATGTCGACTCCTTTGATGCTGCTTCTGAATGGTGTGGAAATTGAATGTCAGTTTACCTGTGACGTTTTGCGTGTCCGAGGGGGCTGGACGGCCTTCAGCTGGCGCCGCCCATGGTGATGATCGCCCGGCCGGTGATCTCTCCGCGGGAGAGCGACTGATAGGCGGCGTCGGCCTCGGCCAGGTCGTAGCGCCGCGTCACCAGCGACCCGACATCGAACCGCCCGGACGCGGCCAGAGCCGCGACTTCGGGCAAGTCGGTGCGGGTGCGGCCGCCGAACGACCCGACGATGTGATAGCCGCGCCGCACCAGCGGCGTGATCTCCACCTCGGCCGCCGCCGCTCCCGCGCCGATGCCGATGGCGACCATGCGGCCGCCGTCGTCCAGCATCCCCACCGCCTCACGGAACGTCGCGGGATGACCGAGCGCCTCGAAGGCCACCCGCACCCCGCCCACCATCTCGCGCACCGCGGCCACGGGGTCCACTTCTGCGGCGTTGACCACGTGCGTCGCACCCAGCTCGCGGGCACGGTCGAGCTTGGCGTCGGCGACATCGATCGCGACGATGGTGGTGGCGCCCGCACTCAGTGCCATCGGGATGAGGCTCGATCCGATGCCGCCCACGCCCACGATCGCGACCGAGTCGCCCGGCGCCACCTCGCCCGCCCGGAACACCGCGCCGTACGAGGTCAGTCCGGAGCACCCCAGGATGCACGCCGACTCGGGGTCCAGGCCGTCGGGGATCGCCGTCAGTGCGGACAGCGGAACCACCGCGTACTCGGCCAGGCCGCCCATCGAGTACATCGCCAGGAACGAGCCGTCCGGCATGGCCAGCCGGCTCTCGCCGTCGTAGAGCGTGCCCCGCAACCGGTTCTGGGCGAAGAAGTTCAGGCACAGGTCGTCACGCCCGCGACGGCACTGGTCGCAGTCTTCGCACGGCATGATGAAGCCGGCAGCGACCAGATCGCCGACGGCCAGGCCACGGGCGTCCGTCGTCCCGGCGCCCAGCGCCACGATCCGTCCGCTGACCTCGTGGCCGAGCACTGCGGGGCGGGGGAAGGCGACCTCCCCCTTGAGCACGTGCAGATCCGTGTGGCACACCCCGCATGCGATCACCTCGAGCAGCGCCTCGCCGGCGCGCGGAGTCGGCGTGGCGATCTCGGCGATCTCCAGATGCGGCTGGTCCCCGACGAGGATCGCGGCCCGCATCGTCGCGGGAAGAGCTCTGGGCACGGCGGGATCCTCGAATCTCTTGGGGGTGACAGTGGAATCCTGTCGGGTCTGCGGCCGTTCCGGCACGAGTCTTTTCGTTCAGTGAAAGCGAGGGTGGGGATGCCGCGTGCCCCGGTGGCATATTGATCCGACGCTGAACAGATGAAAGAGGAGTGTCGCGATGGCAACCCAGGAGCTGCTGCTCGACCCGACCGGGATGGAGGACGGCGCGCAGAACAGCACGCTGTCTCCGCGCCCGGTGAGCCTGCGAGGACTGACGATCGGTCTCCTCGACAACACCAAGCCCAACTCGACGATGCTGTTGAACGAGATAGCGCGCGAGCTGCAGGACCACCACGGCGCCGGGGAGTCCCGGCTCTACACCAAGGACTACTTCGGCACCCCGCTCAGCCAGGAGCTGCTCGAGGAGATCGCCGGCGAGTGCGATGTCGTGATCACGGCCGTGGGCGACTGCGGGTCATGCAGCGCGGCGACGGTCGCCGACGGCATCCTGCTCGAGCGCGCCGGCGTGCCCACCGTGAGCATCACGTCCGACTCCTTCCTGATGTCCGGTGCGGCCATGGCGTCCGTGCAGGGGTTCCCCGGATTCGATTTCTATGCGGTCAAGCACCCGATGGCCAGCTTGAACGCCGACGAAGTGCGCGAACGCGCGCTGACCGCGCTGCCGGACGTGCTGCGCATTCTTGGAGTTGAGGGTTGATGATGAGCACGACAGCACTGGACCAGGCAGCCGCACCGGAGGTCGACGCCGACCGTATCCGCGAGGCCATGGAGTACTACTGGACCAAGGAGTGGACCG from Microbacterium sp. zg-B185 includes:
- a CDS encoding UGSC family (seleno)protein — translated: MATQELLLDPTGMEDGAQNSTLSPRPVSLRGLTIGLLDNTKPNSTMLLNEIARELQDHHGAGESRLYTKDYFGTPLSQELLEEIAGECDVVITAVGDCGSCSAATVADGILLERAGVPTVSITSDSFLMSGAAMASVQGFPGFDFYAVKHPMASLNADEVRERALTALPDVLRILGVEG
- a CDS encoding zinc-binding dehydrogenase, with the translated sequence MPRALPATMRAAILVGDQPHLEIAEIATPTPRAGEALLEVIACGVCHTDLHVLKGEVAFPRPAVLGHEVSGRIVALGAGTTDARGLAVGDLVAAGFIMPCEDCDQCRRGRDDLCLNFFAQNRLRGTLYDGESRLAMPDGSFLAMYSMGGLAEYAVVPLSALTAIPDGLDPESACILGCSGLTSYGAVFRAGEVAPGDSVAIVGVGGIGSSLIPMALSAGATTIVAIDVADAKLDRARELGATHVVNAAEVDPVAAVREMVGGVRVAFEALGHPATFREAVGMLDDGGRMVAIGIGAGAAAAEVEITPLVRRGYHIVGSFGGRTRTDLPEVAALAASGRFDVGSLVTRRYDLAEADAAYQSLSRGEITGRAIITMGGAS